In Desulfomonile tiedjei DSM 6799, a genomic segment contains:
- a CDS encoding SDR family NAD(P)-dependent oxidoreductase yields MSSSEIILSKNLSVESFRNKRVLITGAAGFIGSHLCEELVRQGARVKALVRYNSTQFYGHLESVEKTVYDAIEIVSGDVRDPYFVSTAVSGSDVVFHLAALIAIPYSYHAPKSYVDTNVSGTLNILQSCLTHAVARVVHTSTSEVYGTAQYTPIDEKHPLQGQSPYSATKIAADKLAESFYLSFRLPVVTIRPFNCFGPRQSARAFIPAMVSQVFTEDIIRCGSLTPLRDYTYVKDTVAGFIACGSVHGIEGMTINVGSGTEISMGDLLTRIMERTGIQKDTVQESQRIRPARSEVMELICDNSLAAAILQWKPRYTLDEGLDAVIEYVKENLSAYKTRDYVI; encoded by the coding sequence ATGAGTAGTTCCGAAATCATCTTGTCAAAGAATTTGTCGGTAGAAAGCTTCCGCAATAAAAGGGTACTGATCACCGGAGCGGCCGGGTTCATCGGCAGCCATCTTTGCGAGGAGCTGGTACGGCAGGGAGCACGGGTCAAAGCCCTCGTGCGGTACAATTCCACACAGTTTTACGGTCACCTGGAATCCGTGGAGAAAACGGTCTATGACGCCATCGAGATCGTTTCCGGTGACGTGCGTGATCCTTACTTCGTTAGTACGGCAGTATCAGGTTCTGACGTTGTCTTTCATCTTGCCGCACTGATAGCTATTCCCTATTCGTATCATGCTCCAAAGAGCTATGTGGATACGAACGTTTCCGGCACTCTGAACATTTTGCAGAGCTGCCTTACCCATGCAGTTGCACGTGTTGTTCACACGTCTACCAGCGAAGTGTACGGAACCGCACAATACACGCCCATAGATGAGAAGCATCCGCTGCAAGGACAATCTCCGTACTCGGCTACAAAGATCGCAGCGGATAAGCTTGCAGAAAGCTTTTATCTTTCTTTCAGGCTCCCGGTGGTCACTATCAGACCGTTCAACTGTTTCGGACCGCGACAGTCCGCACGAGCATTCATTCCTGCAATGGTGTCGCAGGTCTTCACCGAAGATATAATACGCTGTGGATCGCTCACTCCATTGCGCGACTATACGTACGTGAAAGACACGGTCGCGGGATTCATTGCGTGCGGGTCCGTTCACGGTATTGAAGGAATGACCATAAACGTGGGCTCCGGAACCGAGATTTCCATGGGCGATCTTCTCACACGGATCATGGAAAGAACGGGAATCCAAAAAGATACCGTTCAGGAATCTCAAAGAATACGACCAGCCAGAAGTGAAGTCATGGAACTGATCTGTGACAATTCCCTTGCAGCGGCGATTTTGCAGTGGAAACCACGGTATACTCTGGATGAAGGATTGGACGCTGTCATCGAATACGTGAAGGAGAATCTGAGTGCGTACAAAACCAGGGATTACGTGATCTGA
- a CDS encoding SLC13 family permease, whose amino-acid sequence MNIAGLLIGVILSVVFVFSGTASASGSPSNNAILVIQGQVLDSAGNPVSDAHVQPFRDGHPVKFEGDGSGHKKVFTGRNGLFMLEIPSSAEALKEAKWTAKVTCPSFRPSQIIPLNLHEQDIENGAQRFLGSFTVTLQRYQGAAFWIALVVFTLVYVLIAFEVMHRTLAAFLGATLILLITHTLGTFDDAYKILTYEQALLKIDWNVVFLLMGMMIIVGVLKISGVFQWLAYKSFQLAGGRIYLLSAILCVVTAIASAFLDNVTTMLLLTPVTLEIALVLKVSPFVFLMPEIVASNFGGTATLIGDPPNIMVGSYAGLTFNDFVVNLTPVVIVIMVLQILYNKFLYGKEYSRARVEDVPNMMAFLKEKYPITDSRVLVVGGTVLAGVVLLFILHGFFHMEVSVAALFGAALIVLLNKADVIEVLEKEIEWPSLVFFIMLFIVVGGAEQTGILQAVADWILNVSQGNLVIAILIILWVAGIASAIVDNIPFTATMLPIAAFLTKTIPGAESGVLWWALALGACFGGNGTIIGASANVVTTGIAERAGHKISFYDYFKQAGPITIVSLILSSAYLLLFY is encoded by the coding sequence ATGAACATTGCCGGATTGCTCATCGGCGTGATTCTCTCTGTGGTATTCGTTTTTTCCGGTACGGCTTCGGCTAGCGGATCGCCTTCGAACAATGCGATTCTCGTTATTCAAGGCCAGGTTCTGGATTCTGCGGGCAATCCCGTCAGCGATGCCCATGTTCAGCCATTCCGGGACGGACATCCGGTCAAATTTGAAGGAGACGGATCCGGTCACAAGAAAGTCTTCACCGGAAGAAACGGACTCTTCATGCTGGAGATCCCCTCGTCTGCGGAAGCGCTGAAAGAGGCCAAATGGACAGCAAAAGTCACCTGTCCGAGTTTTCGACCATCCCAAATCATACCTTTGAATCTTCACGAACAGGATATCGAAAACGGCGCTCAACGTTTTCTAGGTTCGTTCACGGTAACGCTCCAACGTTATCAGGGAGCAGCATTCTGGATCGCGCTGGTGGTATTCACGCTCGTGTACGTACTGATTGCGTTTGAAGTGATGCATCGCACGCTGGCGGCCTTCCTGGGTGCGACCCTCATCCTGTTGATCACCCATACTCTGGGAACGTTCGACGATGCGTACAAGATTCTGACGTACGAGCAGGCATTGCTAAAGATCGACTGGAACGTGGTCTTTCTCTTAATGGGCATGATGATCATAGTCGGAGTCTTGAAGATTTCCGGAGTCTTTCAGTGGCTTGCCTATAAGTCTTTTCAGTTGGCAGGGGGACGCATTTACCTTCTGTCCGCGATCCTCTGCGTCGTCACGGCTATTGCCAGCGCTTTCCTGGATAATGTGACAACCATGTTGCTGCTTACGCCTGTGACACTCGAAATAGCGCTGGTCTTGAAGGTGTCGCCTTTTGTCTTCCTCATGCCGGAGATCGTTGCCTCCAATTTCGGAGGAACAGCCACACTCATCGGCGATCCTCCCAACATCATGGTGGGATCGTACGCAGGACTCACTTTCAACGATTTTGTCGTAAATCTTACCCCAGTCGTGATAGTGATTATGGTCCTGCAGATCCTCTACAATAAATTCCTGTATGGAAAGGAATACTCTCGGGCCAGGGTAGAAGATGTGCCGAATATGATGGCTTTCCTCAAAGAGAAATATCCCATTACGGATAGTCGGGTTTTGGTCGTGGGAGGCACGGTGCTCGCTGGTGTTGTGCTCTTGTTCATCCTGCACGGATTTTTCCATATGGAAGTCAGTGTTGCAGCGCTGTTCGGTGCAGCTCTAATAGTCCTGCTCAATAAAGCGGATGTCATAGAAGTACTGGAAAAAGAAATTGAATGGCCTTCGCTGGTCTTTTTCATCATGTTGTTCATTGTGGTCGGCGGGGCAGAGCAAACCGGAATTTTGCAGGCCGTTGCGGACTGGATCTTGAATGTTTCCCAGGGAAATCTCGTGATAGCTATATTGATTATCCTTTGGGTTGCGGGAATCGCATCCGCGATTGTGGATAATATTCCTTTTACTGCAACGATGCTTCCCATAGCAGCGTTTCTGACCAAGACCATCCCCGGCGCGGAAAGTGGGGTTTTGTGGTGGGCGTTGGCTCTCGGTGCGTGTTTTGGAGGCAACGGGACCATCATCGGGGCATCAGCGAACGTGGTTACAACGGGAATCGCAGAAAGAGCGGGGCACAAAATCAGTTTCTACGATTATTTCAAGCAGGCAGGGCCTATTACGATTGTCAGTCTGATTCTGTCTTCGGCGTACCTGCTTCTTTTTTACTAA
- a CDS encoding Spy/CpxP family protein refolding chaperone has product MKSRMSIAVLAALFVLSLSVAAYAQRGACCAGGGGPAVWNELSPEQKQQASALRTEFMKKQEAVRSQMAQKRIELQELASKDKADEAAIEKKRQEIWALQDQARDERRAMGTKFRALLTPEQRQKLGPVGMGMGFGRGAGACGFGAGCGGGPGRGCGGPGFSSTL; this is encoded by the coding sequence ATGAAAAGTAGAATGTCGATTGCCGTTTTGGCCGCCTTGTTCGTACTATCCCTATCCGTGGCAGCTTATGCCCAGCGAGGAGCATGCTGTGCGGGCGGTGGAGGACCGGCCGTGTGGAACGAACTGAGTCCCGAACAAAAACAGCAGGCTTCTGCATTGCGTACCGAGTTCATGAAAAAACAGGAAGCTGTTCGGTCGCAAATGGCGCAGAAACGCATCGAACTTCAGGAACTTGCTTCCAAAGATAAAGCCGACGAGGCAGCAATCGAAAAGAAGCGACAGGAGATCTGGGCGCTCCAGGATCAGGCGAGAGACGAGCGCAGGGCTATGGGCACCAAATTCAGAGCTCTCCTCACCCCTGAACAGAGACAGAAACTCGGACCTGTCGGCATGGGCATGGGGTTCGGACGAGGAGCAGGTGCATGCGGATTCGGAGCCGGTTGCGGTGGTGGCCCCGGTCGCGGCTGCGGAGGTCCGGGCTTTTCCTCCACGCTGTAA
- a CDS encoding DegT/DnrJ/EryC1/StrS family aminotransferase, producing MNWQVPLSDLDFGLEEYEAVQRVLKSGWISMGPETELFEREFAEYLGVDHAIAVSSGTAALHLSLAGLGIGPGDEVIVPSLTFCATVNAIVYTGAVPVFADIDGLHDLNISTASIEQRLTSRTRAILVVHYGGFACRMDQITRIADDNGLLLVEDAAHAPGSAFHGRKLGTWGDAGCFSFFSNKNMATAEGGMIATANPELAERLKRLRSHGMTSLTWQRHRGHSFSYDVVETGYNYRMDDIRAALGRVQLAKLEKNNARRREIFGLLREGLAQEQGMAVPFSDCDLNESSCHLFPVILASSNMREGFMAEMKKQGVQTSIHYPPVHRFTYYSRIPSHDIPLTEDAASREVSLPLFPSMTRDQAELTVQAAIHSLKTAHCSKGAVV from the coding sequence ATGAACTGGCAAGTACCTTTATCAGATCTTGATTTCGGCTTAGAAGAATACGAAGCCGTGCAACGGGTCCTAAAATCCGGGTGGATTTCCATGGGACCTGAAACGGAGCTTTTCGAGCGCGAATTTGCAGAGTATCTCGGGGTGGATCATGCGATTGCAGTGTCGTCGGGTACAGCGGCACTCCATCTTTCGCTCGCGGGGCTCGGGATAGGTCCGGGAGACGAGGTTATCGTCCCTTCTCTAACATTTTGCGCCACCGTAAATGCCATCGTTTACACCGGAGCGGTCCCCGTATTCGCTGACATCGACGGATTGCATGACTTGAACATATCGACTGCTTCCATCGAGCAACGGTTGACTTCGCGCACACGAGCCATTCTCGTTGTCCATTACGGTGGCTTCGCCTGCCGAATGGATCAAATTACAAGAATAGCCGACGACAATGGACTGCTGCTTGTGGAAGATGCGGCCCATGCACCGGGTTCGGCTTTTCATGGCAGGAAACTGGGAACCTGGGGTGACGCAGGATGTTTCAGTTTCTTTTCCAACAAGAACATGGCTACAGCCGAAGGCGGCATGATAGCAACTGCTAACCCGGAATTGGCTGAACGGCTCAAGAGACTGCGCAGTCACGGCATGACCAGTCTCACCTGGCAGAGGCATCGCGGGCACAGCTTTTCATACGATGTGGTTGAAACAGGATACAATTACAGGATGGATGATATACGGGCCGCACTCGGACGGGTGCAGTTGGCCAAGCTCGAGAAAAACAACGCCCGCCGAAGGGAAATTTTCGGTCTCCTGCGAGAAGGACTGGCTCAAGAACAAGGCATGGCTGTTCCTTTCAGCGACTGTGACCTGAACGAATCTTCGTGTCATCTGTTTCCCGTAATCCTTGCTTCCTCGAACATGCGAGAAGGATTCATGGCGGAAATGAAGAAACAAGGTGTTCAGACCAGTATCCATTATCCTCCTGTCCACAGATTCACCTATTATTCTCGAATTCCTTCTCACGATATTCCATTGACCGAAGATGCAGCGTCCAGAGAAGTCTCTCTCCCGCTGTTTCCCTCCATGACGCGGGACCAGGCCGAACTGACAGTCCAAGCCGCGATTCATTCGCTGAAAACCGCACACTGTAGTAAGGGGGCTGTCGTTTGA
- a CDS encoding cysteine desulfurase family protein has protein sequence MEKPVYLDYNGTTPHDPEVITAMRPFLEEEFGNASSSHWFGIAPKRALSLARKQIAGMLNCDPKEILFTSGGTESNNHAILGIAFSRKDKGNHIITSKIEHPAVLDVCRFLETQGFTVTYLDVDEYGVVSVSSVEAALRPETVLISIMHANNEVGTIQPVEEIAAIAKDRDIVMHTDAAQSLGKIAADVTALRVDLLSVAGHKLYAPKGIGALYMREGLKLPKFMLGAGQESGRRAGTENILELVGLGKACEIAARDLTKNSEHMKKMRDKLHAGITERIKEVKLNGHPEKRLPNTLNLSFKGLEANRILEEIGLDVAASAGAACHSDQITISHVLEAMHVPLEWAKGTLRFTTGRMTTESEIDRAVKAVISGVSRLAQS, from the coding sequence ATGGAAAAACCTGTTTACCTGGACTACAACGGGACCACTCCACACGATCCCGAAGTCATAACCGCCATGAGGCCGTTCCTGGAAGAGGAGTTCGGGAATGCTTCCAGCTCCCACTGGTTCGGCATAGCTCCGAAGAGAGCACTGTCACTCGCGCGAAAACAAATCGCGGGAATGCTCAATTGCGACCCCAAAGAGATACTCTTCACCAGCGGCGGAACGGAATCGAACAATCATGCCATCCTGGGTATTGCCTTTTCCCGCAAGGACAAAGGCAATCATATAATCACGAGTAAAATAGAACACCCTGCAGTGCTCGATGTGTGCCGATTCCTCGAAACCCAGGGATTTACAGTCACTTACCTGGATGTGGACGAGTACGGGGTCGTCTCGGTATCCAGCGTTGAAGCTGCCTTGAGACCGGAGACCGTGCTCATTAGTATCATGCACGCGAATAACGAGGTCGGGACAATTCAGCCGGTGGAGGAAATAGCAGCCATTGCCAAAGATCGCGACATTGTGATGCACACGGATGCGGCACAATCCTTGGGGAAAATTGCTGCTGACGTAACAGCTTTGAGGGTCGATCTGCTATCTGTGGCAGGGCACAAGTTGTATGCTCCCAAGGGGATCGGAGCACTCTACATGCGAGAGGGCCTGAAACTGCCCAAATTCATGTTGGGCGCAGGCCAGGAGAGCGGGCGCAGAGCAGGAACGGAGAATATTCTCGAGCTCGTGGGACTGGGCAAAGCCTGCGAGATAGCAGCACGGGATCTGACGAAAAACAGCGAACACATGAAGAAGATGCGAGATAAGCTGCACGCAGGCATCACAGAGCGGATAAAAGAAGTTAAGCTGAACGGTCACCCTGAAAAGCGGCTCCCCAATACGCTCAATCTTTCCTTCAAAGGACTCGAGGCGAATCGCATTCTTGAGGAGATCGGCCTGGATGTGGCCGCTTCTGCAGGAGCGGCATGTCATTCCGATCAGATTACTATTTCTCATGTGCTCGAGGCTATGCATGTGCCTCTGGAATGGGCCAAAGGAACCCTGAGGTTTACCACAGGCAGAATGACCACAGAATCGGAAATAGATCGAGCTGTGAAAGCAGTTATTTCGGGGGTTTCACGGCTGGCTCAGAGTTGA
- a CDS encoding sugar phosphate nucleotidyltransferase: MRAVILAGGQGTRLKPYTAVLPKPLMPVGDMPIVEILIRQLQSNGVDRITFALGHLAHLVQAVLGNGKRYGVEIDYSIEDKRLGTSGPLSLIRDLNETFLVLNGDVLTDLDFLDITRFHADQKSTITIACHKRSVNIDYGVIHRDGFRVTEYEEKPVIELYVSMGVYVFEPAVLSYVDPETYLDFPDLVNRLIHKNEQVKIYPYDGIWFDLGRFEDFNRVHEIWDDLKPKILSHE, translated from the coding sequence ATGCGTGCAGTAATATTGGCAGGCGGCCAGGGCACTCGCCTAAAGCCTTATACCGCCGTTTTACCAAAACCGCTTATGCCGGTCGGAGACATGCCCATCGTGGAAATCCTGATCCGGCAACTGCAGTCTAATGGAGTAGATCGGATCACCTTTGCCCTGGGACATCTTGCTCATCTCGTCCAGGCTGTGCTGGGGAATGGCAAGCGATACGGAGTGGAAATCGACTATTCCATCGAAGATAAGCGTCTCGGAACCAGCGGCCCCCTGTCGTTGATTCGCGATCTGAACGAGACGTTCCTCGTTCTGAACGGAGATGTGCTCACGGACCTGGATTTCCTCGACATCACCCGTTTTCATGCAGACCAGAAATCCACAATAACCATTGCATGTCACAAGCGGTCAGTGAACATCGATTATGGAGTCATTCATCGAGATGGGTTCCGGGTCACGGAATACGAAGAAAAACCTGTTATCGAATTATATGTGAGTATGGGCGTCTACGTGTTCGAACCTGCCGTGCTATCCTATGTGGATCCGGAAACGTACCTGGATTTTCCCGATCTGGTAAATCGGCTCATTCACAAGAACGAGCAGGTGAAGATTTACCCGTACGATGGCATATGGTTCGACCTCGGACGATTTGAGGACTTCAACAGGGTTCATGAAATCTGGGACGATTTGAAGCCGAAGATTCTGTCTCATGAGTAG